In Drosophila busckii strain San Diego stock center, stock number 13000-0081.31 chromosome 3R, ASM1175060v1, whole genome shotgun sequence, the sequence GCTAACTGccccaaaagccaaaacattTCTAGCTAATACcttagttaaatttatagcattttattaatacaaatgtgtttgtattttcCAAACTGAAACATAGAGACTGTGcaatacactcacacacactcgtcTGTGTACGTCTGTACACTAACACTAACACAAGCAATACTAACAATAGCACTAAAAGCAACACGATATTTGTACtacaaattatgcatatatatacatcaaataaaaaaatatatgtatataaactaaGACGGTAACTACAAGAGACCATCGCAGGTTTTGGTGGTATTGCAACTGGTGCCTCTGAAGCCATCATAGGCGGCGCGTTCCATGAGCACAATCAAGTCATTATAGCGCGGCTTGTCCAGCGGTACACTGTGAAAGAGTTTGCGGATTAAGAGCAAAGTTTAAATGTCAGTGCGTACTTACCCATCAAAGATCTCAATGGCGCCCAGCAGTGCACGTGCTGCCTTGGCATATTCATAAGCTGCATTGGGACaggcgcaggcagcagcatacAGACAATCGTCCTGACCCGCACCTTGCGCAGCTAGAAAGCCCATTATCAAATAATCATCGCCCGCATTGAAGCCCCAACCCAGCTGGTTGTCACTGCGTCCAGCACTGCGTCCATAGCCGTAGCCATAACCACTCCAGTGACCTGCGCCCAGCAAACCCGCCGAGAAGATGAGCACCTTGAGCAGCACTATGATCAGCAAGTTGGTCAGGTTCAAGCTTAGCACCTGCAAGTAGAGTAATTAGCGTCGCTTTGGATTCAGTCCAGCTGCTGACTACCCACTTGGCTATTGCCGGCGGAGCGATGCAACAGCTCCTTGGCCACCTGCACGACGACATGACCCGCAGGACTTGAGAACATATCCTGTGCGCTGCGCAGCCAAGTTAATGGACGCAGCTCACTTTGCGTCGCATTTAGTCCATTGTCAACGGGCTCCAATGGCAGTTGAAGACTTGCAGCGTGGGCGTAGCTTAGCAGCAGCCCCAGAGCTGTTGCATAATGCCAAATGCGTTgcatgttgtttgtttatgagTTTAACTGTGACGATCGCGTGCGCGTTGTTGTCGCGTTGAGACTGCGTTGCCGACTTGACAAGCgtctgcattttatttgcttgcagcagctgtggcatgTGCGGCAGGTAAACAGCGCGGTTCAGCCTCGTTGCACCTGAAAAAGAGACCAAATTCGCTAACGATAGCGAGAGTGTCTGCAGATTTTCCTGCTTCAAGCGTTTTTCCAGCTCAAGGATTACCTGGCTAATGTCAAtgtcgctgtcgttgtcgctTGTCGCTAAACATTTCCAGGTAAACGCACGCGAAATTGTGCGTTAAGCTAAAAGTGGAATGGCAATAAAAGTGCATTAactgttgattttgtttttgttttttttgtatcaaTCATCAactcatttttattgttacttGTGGTTTGCTGTGGTTCTTGGAATAGTTTTGTAAGTACATGAATTTAgttatgtatgtttgtatataagtatatatactatgcatatagaattgcattaaatatttgtgtgtgtttaatataatttatttcatctTGCTGCCCATATaatgttatataaatttatttagactttcaaatgcaattacacacaataaaaatgtacacacaattatagcagctataaatatataaatatagatatttatatatagtacagACGATCTTCGGTTAACGAATCGCTCGCTTAACACAAATTTCGGAACGGAGATTTAGGGTAATGGCTAGTCATATAttctgcatattttgttttcaaaaattgatatatagtatatgtcaTATACTTTTGAATGAAATAGTATTGAACGAAATAATATTTgggtgtgtatttatttttggactTGATTCAATTCATTTGggaaaattgattttgctgctgAATAGAAGGACGCTCGTTAACAGAGGATCGACTGTATTTCTGggtaaatatgtataatatacgtctatttatttgcacaataaTATgcgtatttgttttgttttagttaaatatatatgcagagttactataatattttgttgtgtacttgattttgtaatttgcttCAGCATTTCCTTTCttaatttatgagctgccatgatatatatttatttgtatgtctTGTGATAAATGCTTATGGCTTAACGTTTGTCATTGTAAATAGTACTTATGAcgaaaaaacaatttgtttgtttggatGTTTGTTTAAATGATGATGTTTGGGTCTGGTGAGTGTAGAATGTGCTAaagatgtacatatatttctGTATTAGGTTAGGttaatgtgtatataaatcaaCTCAAGCGTCTTGCTTTGAAGACTTGTTGCAAGAGCTGCAATAACTTTCAatgtttttgtaaatttgtttcaaaacACAAGAACCGCATAATTTAGTTTGGAGTTACATTTAAATTcgtaaagtatttaaatatttatttatttagtttttgcacTACtgtattttgcaaaaatgtatttaacttGTAGTCGTACGTACTACGTAGTATATGTCGAAAGTTGAAAAgaaaactaattgaattaagtACAACCCAAGTAGAaagttttttggtttttagctatttttagcGATATGTTTCAACAGAATCAAGCTAACATTGTACTAGATGTATAATAttagattaaatattttagctatgttaaaaaattatttttttaaagtagtATGTGCGTAACAGAATGCATAAAACACTGATTAGCTATAAAGGGtattttatagtatatatttcatatgATTATATATCATTTGTTAATACTTGTGTTCAGCTTTTCGTCTGTAAATATGTGTTCGTTGTTGTTCATCAACATTTCATTTTAGATTTTGGGTTTAATGTGCCTGTTTGCCAGCTGttttagttaaaaacaaatcaacgttagcgcataaaaatatacacacatatatatatagtatgttgttgttgtaataaaaCTTAAGTTAACATTGCTTACCATGCTGttcttttgtttgtaaacATTAACTACTAATACATAAGATAATAAGTATACTGTGggcatatataataaacattgaatatttgtttaaatgtaattaaatttttgcttttatgcttgATGCACgtaacatttgcttttaatatatatgtattttataataacCATAAACATTTTAGATTtgaaatttcttattttttttcgctttataTTGTCGTTTATTTAAGCACTGCCAGcgcttttagtttagttgactttttttttataaattttatgtaacGCCTGTGAGtaatttttagcaacattgttttcattatttatagttttataaatgtttcaaaacttagcttcaattttttttaaccaGTCAAGTCAATATCGaagttgcatatatatatgtatgtatatatcatTTATGGGCTTTAgagtattataattattgttgcattGGTGGttagattttttatatgtatatatttagttgGTTTCCTTTGACGCAATTAGCAAATAATAGTTATTatagtatgcatatataatttatatataatatttgataaCGATATTTGAAGCATAGTTAACGTAAGTAGTGAAAAAGTATAGTAACCCAGTTGTAAGTAAGTAGTTTGTAATGCAGTTTTAAAGGAGAGTGAGTATGTATTCATGTTTTCATGAAACCAGGAAACTTCGGAGGCAGAAAACAGACACAGTTAAATGTAGCTAGATGCATGTGTATGAGTTTGTTGTGGGAGTAACAGTGAGTGTTAAGTGTGtggatttattttaaatccaATTCATCGTCGTCCTCTGCCTTGGCGCTCCAACGCTTAGTAGTTGAATTCAAACTACTCATGCTTCCCGTATCGCTATAATCGCTAAATGCTGCATTCTGTATGCCTTCATAGATCTTGTAAGATGTATTTGAGCTGGCACccgcgccgctgctgctcatgctcatgctctTGCTGGCCCCAAAGCGATCGCTCTTGTAGCTGGCTGTGGGTCCGCCAAACATCATGTCCGCATCCGATATTGAGCCACCGGAGCGTGTATATTTGCCATTGCCTACAGCAGGGGTGGGCTTAATGTCGCCAAATATGATATCCAAATCGGATTGCTTGGATGCTGtaaatgtaatatataaattaatatggtTTGCTTAAGCTTCCGGAGTTAGAGTTGCACAACGATTTAGCGTGGGTGCAGCAGTTTAGAGCCGATTTGATAGCTTTGCACTACGTAGAGCCAATTAATTGTTCACACATTGATTACATTTAAGAGACATTGAGAGTGATGCATGTTTATGATGCTGAATGATGCATGAGCATTTTGTGAGCGACAAAAACTGTATAcgttaaataagaaaataaagaaTGCgcatgcttaaaattaaacttatgaaatgaatgaattggTACATTTGAATAAGAATATAGGGCATATAAATCTTTGAGTTTTGGACATGTTCTAATGCTACTTGGGCTACAATTTAGACTGCAATTTGTGCGCTGTAATTAGCACACACATAAGTAAAACAAAGATAAATTCTAACCTTAAAATAGATTTGCTGATATTATTAGTTTTGtactgaattttaaatattgttttcctacatttatatatttttaataaattgaaaataaaaacttacaaTTGTACCCTTAAAATTTCCCAAATGATATTGTAAAAAactttgttaacaaaaaatcCATAAAAActagaaattataaattttaaaagcggAATTCAAAAGAATATGCAACTTCCATAGACAACTAACAGAATTTTGAAACTACTAAAAGCTGCTTGGatttttagtttgtaaatttgttaactgtttgtggttggtttttttttgtatggtGCCCAACttaaaaactaaagtaaagCCAGCAAAGTTTCAGCGGTGCGCACTAATGCGTTGTAGTTATTGGTAACTGTACTTTGAAGCTCCTGTGTGttcgtatgtgtatgtatgtgtgtgtgtgtgtgtgtgcgtgcgtgcgagCGTGCAGGCAAGCGTACTGGCTGAGTTATCGAACTTACAAATTGGTTTAGCGTCGCACttgtcgtatacgtaatatttggCTTACACTTTATCATGTTTTTGGCTACGAAAAATTCAATGCAGTAAACATAGATGGCACCTAATATTGTTTTTGGCTAAAACTTTTTGACACGCTGCCTACTTGGCTAAGTTATTAGAATTatgtttacatataaattgGTCTGTCTATCGAGTATatgcttgtatataaatttgatgtatgtatgtatgttgttcttgttgttgacGTTGATGTTGATACTGAGGTTATGATACGAGTATGAATATGACTATGAGTATgagcataaatatgtatggtATGGTATGGAATGTTCGATTATGTGTAAGTTGCTGCTCTAGGTCTTGCGCAGCGTTAGGCTGACTAGGAGTACGCCCACCGCTAGATAATTACCGTTGCTCTCGGAGCGCGAGTACGAGGGCCGCGTATACGATGGCAAGTCGCTGGGGTTATTATAGCCCGCCTGGGAGGCCAACGAGTTGCTGTCATAGCCAGAGGTGTCGCCAGGtggcgctgttgttgtcactGCCGCTGGAGCGCTATAAACACTCGCCGAGCGCATGCCAATGGCGGTGCGCCAATCGTTATTAGAAGTGGAGCTGGTAATGGCCGCTGCAGCTCCACCGCTGCTGATGGCTGTGATGGCCTCGGAGCCACCTGTAGCTGTTATTGCTGTGGTATTCGTGGTGTTGGTGTCCATGCGTGTGATGGTCTCAACcgagctgttgctgtcgtaGTTGCCATAGCTGGTCTTGTCCTTGCTCAGCGAGCTGCTGAAGCTGTTGCGATAGGCGCTGGCACTGGCGCTGGaactgttgttggtgttgaaatttgcatttgctgttacATGCGGCGGTGGTGGAGGTGGCCCGGTGGGCGGTGGCGGCGATTTGTTCGGGTTGCCATTGCGATTGATGCGCGATGATATCGAAGACGAGGATATCGATGAGGATGATGAAGTGGTGTTGGAGACAGCGCCCATACTGGTGACGCTCATCGATTTGCTGGCATCTTTGTCGAAAGGATTGACCCGCTCTTGTGGCTCAAAGTTGGTCACTGGCTGATAGccagcacttgttgttgttgttgttgttatgttaTCCGTAGTTGCGCTATCCGAAGCGggcacagctgctgttgttgtggctggctcctgctgctgcggtcGACTGGGCTGTGTGGATATAACATCCGGTATGCCGCCCCCGACGCCGCTAGacttgctgccgctggcggcAAACGAGAACTGCTTGCCCAGAAATGAGCCGCTaaagccactgccactgccaacACTGCTGGCTGGACCAGCGCTGCTGGGCACGCTGCCCaggccgctgctgttgcttgtctCGCTTGCCGTTCTGCCGCGCTTCTTATTAGCGATTTCCTACATGTCACCAAATATCCCCGCGAAGGTCTTCCTGAGGTTCTTCATGGTGTCCTCCGCATCCTCAACCACCGAGCTCTGAGTTTGCGGAGGACGTTGTCCCGCCCTGGATGCTGTGGAAACGCTCGACGCCAGCGAGGTCTGTGAGTCGCGTCGCACACCACCGACAGTGCTGGGCACCGACGAGGAAGGCTCCTCCGGTAGCTCCGAgatgctgctgcggctgctcaaACGGCCAATCGAACCCACAGCGGGCGAGGTGCGCTCGGGTATGGGCGGTGGTCCACCCATTGGTGCTGGCCTTGGTCCCGGCCCAGCAGTCAGCGGCGGTGTTGGTGCCATGTCCTCAGTGGGACTCTCTGCGCGTGATGAGACCGAAGAACGTGAGGGCAGCTTGCCTGGTCCTGTCTGAGCCATATTGGGTCGGCAGACGTTCTAAGAGCAGGCATTGTTAACTGAAAAGTCGTGAGCAGTACTACAGTGAACTCACCTGCATGCGACCCGAGACTAGATCAGCAATCTGTCGACGATCCTCCTCCTGGCTGTCGccaattaaagcaaatgtgCTGTCGCATGCGCTTATAATATGCTCGCGTCCATCTTTGGCCACCACCACCGAAACTCCGCAAACTTCCATGCCGCCAAACAGCTCCGATATCTGTTTGAAATATAGATAAATATAGTTTGATTGAGtcatgccagcaacaacaacgagagcaaGCGATATTGTAATCAAAGTCTGTTTGCAATTTCGCGTGggctgcttttaattacagcggcaaacagtttgttttgattaGAGACAAGCTTGAGCTGCAGCCTAGACAACTGCTGACGTCTACTTGTGACCACCCACCCATTAGACATATTGCCGCATTGCTGTGCTATTCGCTATTCGCTATTCACATCTAATGTGCAAATTACTGtaattgcaattcatttatGCGCGCTTATTCGCACTAGACTCTGACTCAGCATACTTAGCTGTGTTGCCTGCATAGCTGAACTTGCAGTTCTTTATGCCATTTATAGCACATGATAAAATTCCAAAATTGATGGCATTCTCGTGtttattatgattttgtttttagcattacCTACCGTTGCCGCATAACTGTTTTTAAGTGCCCCAGCATAGCATATGCATGAGCTTGACGTTGCTGCGATTTTCAAATTTAGCTTATACCCCTCGAGCTTTCAAAATGGGCTTCAAATAATTCAGCttgctataatttttgcaactattttttttgtttttggtttggtttttgaTTGGCAGCATTTTGATAAATATGCattgcgctgctgttgctctgggCCTGCCAcaacgttgcatgcaactgcatTCAACGTGAACTCTTACTTAAAGGTATTTGAACTTTCTCAGCAACTTGCAGTAAATTTCATGCAatcataaatgcaataaagtcACCAATATCTTTTCCTAACGTGTATGCGAAACTTTTTCTGAgaaatctatataaattttataaataaattattatttttattatttctcaaAATGCTGCCACCACCGTTTCTATATTTtgtttctattaaatttacagTTAATATTGCTGCTTGTAAAAATGGCATATTAGTAAATGTTCAAATGACTCAATAAAGCTTTTACAGCTAAGATATACGGgcttttaacatatttttatagttaataatatattatttacttcCTACTCAGAAATGTAGTTATAGCTATATAGTGCCTTAGTaaccaataaataataaaatgtgtacAGTGGAATTTgtatgaaaacaatttaaaattgattcaGTTAATTTATCGAAGCTTTGCTTATTGCgtcaatatgcaaattgcatctAAACGATCAAGCTGATAGAtttattcatatacatatagaaagTAGGTTTAATAGATTTTCCTTTCAGAGATAAATTGCTTGCACTCAAGCAGAAAACTTTGTTAATTAACCAACCCAAACTCAACTTCGATCTTGTTTTAGGAGAAACAGATTCATCATAAGacatttcatataaattgtaGCTGTGCCGTAACTAAATATTCCGAGCAATAAAATCTCTCTTAGTTTTTTAAGTACCCCCATTTTAGCGGATTGAACAGAGTATGACGTATTCGATGTTTCAAATTTAGAGTGTGTTGAACTTGGAAGTTATGCATGGTGTGGTACTTACCTCATCTACCCAAGTTTTGTACTTCTCGGTTAAGGTGATTTGCTCGAGCATAGCTGAGCCCTGATTGGTCTTCCAATTGCCAGTGATGGATTTGCGCCTGCCAAAGAGATAAACGGAGAGAGTGTAAGAGCTCAGGGGAAAGACATCATAAATTAGCCAAGTTATTTTGCATGCGGTGCGGTGCTTTGAACCCAAACAATGAACTGCACTTGGTAAGAGAGATAATtgccaatttcaattgctttgcatTGGGATTGgggcgcttttgtttgctgacaGTTGTCTGCGCTGTGCTCTGCTGGGCTGTGTGTGTCTCAAGGTCAATTGCCAACAGACACTCGGCCCAAACAAGCAGCTTTCAGTAGATTGCGGCATGCCTGTCTGCGGCTTGTGGTCACTTACATAAACGCCTTGTAGTTGTTGCCAATCTTTTGAATGTGCACGCTAAACTTGGCGTCAATATAGGGCTCGATGGTGCAATAACAATGCGATTCGTTGCCAGCGCCGCTGACAAGTCCAGCGGCATCTTGCAAAGCGCTCTGATTCTCCAAACGAGCCGTAGCCACGCCACCGTGGCAATGTCCAGCCTTCAAAACGCTGGGAAACTTGGTGAATTGGAACTGCAAATGGAagtatgcataaaaataaatattaaaaacaactgCCAAAGTTActcatttatatgtatatatgcaaattgcacttTATTAATGCTTTGTGCAAAATTTATCAACTCGCTGGCTAGAAGccaaaattttcaatttcatttattgattCAAGTTGTTATTGCTGGAGCTGCGCCAAGCTATTTACCCATACCCATACCCATACCGATTGCAGTTTTCCACGAATTTGCGCGTTTTTGAAAGTGAACTacttagctaaaaataatgcagcCATGCAAcgcattaaacaattgtttaataaacaattttcggAAAATGATGAGCCCGcggctatttttaaaattatgataCAATTATTAGGATATTGTcagcaaattgctgcagcaattctttcaaattatttaagacATTTATGAATTGATTAATGGGCTAGCATCAAACGATAAGCCAACAAGATATTCATATGAAAAAtgtaccaaaaatatatttcagcagccgcacataaatcatttaaCAAAACAGagcatatttgaaatttatgtaaatatcaACAAACCATAACAAATGATGACGCAGACAGAAAAATTGTCGCAATTGGCGTGAGgcgttaaaaaaaacaaacaagcaacgcTCAATGAATATCAATGGCAATGACAGGCTGTCGAGATGCAGCACACAGTCGAGATGGCCTGGGGGCGCAGGTGGGATGCAGTGCATATCGGCTTGAGTGTGTGTAGGGAGGCAAATCATATACAGTCACACCCCCGCATAGCTGACATTCCTGGAAGCGACCATAAGTGTATGGCTATGGCTCGAAGGTCTCAGGTCTCAATGTCTGGTTATATCAGTGCGCTTAAAATATTCACCGTGACGCATCCCATTGAACTACCTAGACAGTTGCCACACATAGATATATGTTAAGTAAGTACTCGGGCACTCGTATTATTATCGCTGCTCGTACGTCAGCGtgtgttgtagctgttgtagGCGTTGCATGAAGCATGTCCAAGGCAGAGCGCACGTGTGCGCGCCACATGGCCCCGGACTGTGGAGTCCAAGCGAGTTGCTATGGatacgctctcgctctggctctggctctggctatGAGTAAATTATTGCCTGATTTGTAGCCGCACAGATGCGCCGCTGCCGGCCGCTCTGCTGGCGCCAAAGACTTGCTGAGCATAAACCGTAAACGCGTGCGCTCGCAATTAATAAAGCTGCCAGCTTCAAAATAATGCAAGCAATTGAGAAaagccgacgccgccgccgccgccagccaCTCAAGCTCTCATTCGCAATgaatttatgttgcttttgATCGATGCGCCCCCAACAACAGCGAAAGCAActcaacaacacaaacaagtTGAGCACTTGGAGAGCGAAAAAGTgaacgaaagagagagagagagagagagagcgcgcgcactcTCTGCCTTATGCGGGTGGCTGCTCAagcaactcaaactcaaatacTTTGACTCAAAAGCGCTCACGAtctgctgcttgcgctcaCTTGCCTTGCTTGCTCTCAATGAACGCTGGCTGGCTGAGGCCTATGAAAACACTTGGGACAATTCGGTCGCTCATTCAGTGCAGAAACGCAAACGCAGCGAAGTAGAACGGTTTTGTTCAAGACGGTAACGGCGGGTTGACAATCGACAACTAATAGTATGTGAAAACTGTTTAAGATTGTTTGTAAAAGTGTTGACAAGGTATTGAGTGCTTTATATACAGTAATTAGCTATTGTgatacaacaaacaaaagttaatatttaaaaacagttTTAAGCACGCTTAACCGCCAACTCTAAGGTAAGTGTATGCAAACTTAattgagcagcaaacaatgttagcacaaaagtaaaaagcgcGCGTTTTGCAAGAGTTTTCAAACGCGTCTCAATATGGGAATTGTAGCAGCAACGTTGACACAGCGACACAGTttcttttcacacacacacacacacacacatagatgaAGCTGCAtttctttctatttatttgtgcGCTAGCAtatttgcgtttatttttaatttgtttttatttgtttttgtcgcGGCGGCGCATCTTTTGTGCCTCCGCGTTTATTTCTTTAGCATTTCTGCTTAGCCCATCTTATGCctgatttcattttaatagtttttaatgtcgccaatttgtaaacaaaactgcagtcattaaaaatatgtgtgtatggtTTTTAAGCGTTGTGCaataagctatataaatatatgtatgcacatggAGATTTAAAATTAGTCAACATGCTGAAAAATGTCAAGGTACATATGTATAGcgtatattacgtatacgtcacgGATGCCAGCGCTGGCATTGGCTAGGCGTATGAGTTCCTAAGAAGTCTATGATTAGACTATTCGCTAATTCCGGTTAATGATGTATTTACTATTTACAACAGCAAActcatttataaacaaatgtttcaatttttttttttgctttccttCATTTGACTTTACTTATCAAACATTTGTAACACGCTGCCTTAGTCAgcactttaatatatatttcgcAGCGAATGATTTACATAGTATCTTGTTTATTCTGGGaaaagtatatatttatatatgggctcagttttatttgttgtttcatATATAGCcgacaaaatgctgctgaaagcttttcatatttatgaATAACAACTTGCTACAGCTGTGTTAAAACTTCATTTATGGCCCATATTGACATATGTGTGTATCATTCAATCAATATAGCACATCGACAAACAAAACAGCGTGTGGCATTGTGTGCGTTTTTATGATTTTCGGCACGTACTTTTTGCGTGTCAATTGGGTTAACTAAGGTCACAAGTATAAGCTTATAAATGAGATTTTTCAAATCGTTTCAATTATGTCTTTCTTTGTGGTAGTCTTGGCACACTCGTAACACAAATCTTAAACACTTCACTGAGTGTCCATTTCTCAAGCTGAAGTCTGTCAATTGGTTTGCACTGCTATTGCCTTATACagattgtttattaattttgcacttgcttgacttttggccaaaaaacaaaaactcaatgTGACAttacacacacccacacccacagaCAGTTGTATTCATCTCTGGCGGATTATCTGCTGGTCATACAAACATGTGGGTGTTCTT encodes:
- the LOC108603568 gene encoding LOW QUALITY PROTEIN: synapsin (The sequence of the model RefSeq protein was modified relative to this genomic sequence to represent the inferred CDS: substituted 1 base at 1 genomic stop codon) produces the protein MPPPPAPGQLPPQPAGAAPELSLNFGAGKAAPTTAAPAPPRGVSAPTSPAKSRESLLQRVQSLTGAARDQGASILGAAVQSATQRAPAFNKDRYFTLLVLDDQNTDWSKYFRGRRLHGDFDIRVEQAEFRDITVVSSADTGPVVTMAAYRSGTRVARSFRPDFVLIRQPPRDGSSDFRSTILGLKYGGVPSINSLHSIYQFQDKPWVFSHLLQLQRRLGRDGFPLIEQTFFPNPRDLFQFTKFPSVLKAGHCHGGVATARLENQSALQDAAGLVSGAGNESHCYCTIEPYIDAKFSVHIQKIGNNYKAFMRKSITGNWKTNQGSAMLEQITLTEKYKTWVDEISELFGGMEVCGVSVVVAKDGREHIISACDSTFALIGDSQEEDRRQIADLVSGRMQNVCRPNMAQTGPGKLPSRSSVSSRAESPTEDMAPTPPLTAGPGPRPAPMGGPPPIPERTSPAVGSIGRLSSRSSISELPEEPSSSVPSTVGGVRRDSQTSLASSVSTASRAGQRPPQTQSSVVEDAEDTMKNLRKTFAGIFGDMXEIANKKRGRTASETSNSSGLGSVPSSAGPASSVGSGSGFSGSFLGKQFSFAASGSKSSGVGGGIPDVISTQPSRPQQQEPATTTAAVPASDSATTDNITTTTTTSAGYQPVTNFEPQERVNPFDKDASKSMSVTSMGAVSNTTSSSSSISSSSISSRINRNGNPNKSPPPPTGPPPPPPHVTANANFNTNNSSSASASAYRNSFSSSLSKDKTSYGNYDSNSSVETITRMDTNTTNTTAITATGGSEAITAISSGGAAAAITSSTSNNDWRTAIGMRSASVYSAPAAVTTTAPPGDTSGYDSNSLASQAGYNNPSDLPSYTRPSYSRSESNASKQSDLDIIFGDIKPTPAVGNGKYTRSGGSISDADMMFGGPTASYKSDRFGASKSMSMSSSGAGASSNTSYKIYEGIQNAAFSDYSDTGSMSSLNSTTKRWSAKAEDDDELDLK
- the LOC108602713 gene encoding uncharacterized protein LOC108602713; translation: MQRIWHYATALGLLLSYAHAASLQLPLEPVDNGLNATQSELRPLTWLRSAQDMFSSPAGHVVVQVAKELLHRSAGNSQVLSLNLTNLLIIVLLKVLIFSAGLLGAGHWSGYGYGYGRSAGRSDNQLGWGFNAGDDYLIMGFLAAQGAGQDDCLYAAACACPNAAYEYAKAARALLGAIEIFDGVPLDKPRYNDLIVLMERAAYDGFRGTSCNTTKTCDGLL